The following proteins are co-located in the Komagataeibacter sp. FNDCF1 genome:
- a CDS encoding polysaccharide biosynthesis protein GumK — protein sequence MTRSLFISVHDFRSLRKASIHFIATEMARRGPVAFLSIGLSTLSLRRGDTRASLVERANRVEMVDGVECYLWRMPWHPFNMRRAALAPVERGLFWLYRKMLPTIARRWIRSADTVFIESGMAPIFISDVRKLNPTARIIYLMSDDLEVVGCADTIKNDFVRNFDMIDTVRMPSRYLLERLPHARSAVFAPHGIDRSIADRTYPNPYREGRTSCVSIGSMLFDRTFFELAARLRPDIDFHIIGAGHATDGLDAPNIIIHPEMAFERTLAYLQHASFGVAPYRDANTPRYLLDTSLKLRQFALFGIPAVCPDFALNDTPGRYGYRPGNAQSIGQAIEAALHSTETIELDAHSWPEIVQRILTPQDYPDTRV from the coding sequence ATGACGCGGTCCCTGTTCATTTCCGTTCATGATTTCCGCAGTTTACGCAAGGCAAGTATTCATTTCATTGCGACAGAGATGGCACGCAGGGGGCCTGTCGCATTCCTTTCCATCGGGCTCAGTACGCTCTCGTTACGGCGGGGTGACACGCGCGCAAGCCTGGTCGAACGCGCCAACCGGGTCGAGATGGTCGATGGGGTGGAATGCTACCTCTGGCGCATGCCCTGGCATCCGTTCAACATGCGCCGTGCCGCACTTGCGCCGGTGGAGCGTGGATTGTTCTGGCTTTACAGGAAGATGCTGCCCACCATCGCCCGCAGATGGATCCGAAGCGCGGACACGGTTTTTATTGAATCCGGCATGGCGCCAATATTTATTTCCGATGTGCGGAAACTTAATCCGACGGCGCGCATTATTTATCTGATGTCCGATGACCTGGAAGTGGTGGGCTGTGCGGATACCATCAAGAATGATTTCGTACGTAACTTTGACATGATCGATACGGTCCGGATGCCATCGCGTTATCTGCTTGAGCGTCTGCCCCATGCACGCTCCGCCGTTTTCGCGCCGCATGGCATCGACCGCAGCATTGCCGACAGGACGTACCCCAATCCCTATCGGGAAGGGCGCACAAGCTGTGTCTCGATCGGTTCGATGCTGTTCGACAGGACATTTTTCGAGCTTGCCGCCAGGCTGCGCCCCGACATCGATTTTCATATCATTGGCGCGGGCCATGCCACCGACGGGTTGGACGCGCCCAACATCATCATCCATCCCGAAATGGCATTCGAGCGCACGCTGGCCTATCTCCAGCATGCCAGTTTTGGCGTGGCGCCCTATCGTGACGCCAATACGCCACGCTACCTGCTTGATACATCGCTCAAGCTGCGGCAGTTCGCGCTGTTTGGCATTCCCGCCGTCTGTCCGGACTTTGCGCTCAATGACACGCCCGGCCGGTACGGTTACCGCCCCGGCAATGCGCAGTCCATTGGCCAGGCGATCGAAGCGGCCCTGCATTCCACCGAGACAATCGAACTCGATGCCCATAGCTGGCCCGAAATCGTGCAGCGCATCCTGACGCCACAAGATTATCCCGACACACGTGTATGA
- the rfbD gene encoding dTDP-4-dehydrorhamnose reductase translates to MHSSILVTGGTGQLASALAPYADVIRVGRPDFDFDHPDTIDTVLRVNRPAIVVNAAAWTAVDAAETNVDGAERANHTGPARMAAVCRELGIPFIHISTDYVFSGDKGSPYVETDPVDPRSVYGRTKAEGEQAVLAAHPDSIILRTAWVYSPYNRNFVRTMVEAAARRPELRVVGDQIGNPTSADALADVIMKIIARIRDTGWKADYAGIYHAAGEGQASWYELACAAIEMAARHGNPRPAIEAITTADWPTPAHRPHDARLDCTRLKQVFGCAPGPWRPEVRRVVGELMAHRAPQPQS, encoded by the coding sequence ATGCATTCATCAATACTTGTAACCGGTGGAACTGGCCAGCTTGCATCCGCGCTTGCGCCGTATGCGGATGTAATACGGGTCGGCCGTCCGGATTTTGACTTTGACCACCCGGACACGATTGACACCGTCCTGCGGGTGAACCGGCCCGCCATCGTGGTCAATGCCGCCGCCTGGACCGCCGTGGATGCAGCGGAAACCAATGTGGATGGTGCCGAGCGGGCCAATCACACCGGCCCCGCCCGCATGGCCGCCGTGTGCCGTGAACTGGGTATTCCGTTCATCCATATCTCGACGGATTATGTCTTCAGCGGCGACAAGGGCAGCCCCTATGTGGAGACCGACCCGGTTGACCCGCGCTCGGTCTACGGCCGCACGAAAGCCGAGGGCGAGCAGGCCGTGCTGGCCGCGCATCCCGACAGCATCATCCTGCGCACGGCATGGGTGTATTCGCCCTATAATCGTAATTTCGTCCGCACGATGGTCGAGGCCGCCGCAAGGCGTCCGGAACTGCGCGTGGTCGGTGACCAGATCGGCAACCCGACCAGTGCGGATGCGCTGGCCGATGTGATCATGAAGATCATCGCCCGCATCCGCGATACGGGATGGAAAGCGGACTATGCCGGGATCTACCATGCCGCAGGGGAAGGACAGGCGAGCTGGTACGAACTGGCCTGCGCTGCAATCGAGATGGCAGCGCGACACGGCAACCCCCGGCCAGCCATTGAAGCCATTACCACGGCGGACTGGCCCACACCCGCGCACCGCCCGCATGATGCGCGGCTTGACTGCACGCGGCTGAAGCAGGTGTTCGGCTGTGCGCCGGGCCCCTGGCGGCCGGAAGTCAGGCGGGTTGTGGGTGAACTGATGGCGCACCGCGCACCCCAGCCGCAATCCTGA
- a CDS encoding DegT/DnrJ/EryC1/StrS family aminotransferase, with protein MEQSGIYTNYGPINQKFEKRLIEQMFGGVGQCVTVCNATIGLMMALKYVTRHTTASRTPYIIMPSFTFAAAAHAVLWAGFTPLFCDIDPADWMASHQAEDQLLKDYEGQVAAIFPYATFGNATNIAHYTELEKKTGIPVVIDAAASLGAQDARGQGFGCGSPHAIVCSLHATKTMGIGEGGFIYANNPDMIEALRAMGNFGFGQVRHATMPGLNSKLPEIGALLALSGLEHLDAVVRKKCAIEQLYYDHLPGFEFQHQRGTRTSYQFLPVRLPQHLVPHRGAILERMKQKRIGTSTYFSPHLHEQSYFATHCRAGDLSATRALSSSIVSLPLWHEMTPDMVHYVCQQFLNACAAHDM; from the coding sequence ATGGAACAGTCCGGTATCTATACAAACTATGGTCCGATCAACCAGAAGTTCGAAAAACGCCTGATCGAGCAGATGTTCGGTGGTGTCGGTCAGTGCGTAACGGTATGCAACGCCACGATCGGACTGATGATGGCGCTTAAATACGTCACCCGCCACACCACCGCATCCAGAACGCCTTATATCATCATGCCGTCCTTTACTTTTGCCGCGGCCGCCCATGCTGTATTATGGGCAGGCTTTACACCACTGTTCTGTGATATTGATCCGGCGGACTGGATGGCTTCACACCAGGCGGAAGACCAGCTGCTGAAAGATTACGAAGGCCAGGTTGCCGCCATCTTCCCGTACGCAACCTTCGGCAACGCCACCAATATCGCGCATTATACCGAACTTGAGAAGAAAACCGGCATTCCTGTCGTCATAGATGCCGCAGCCTCCCTGGGCGCACAGGATGCACGCGGGCAGGGATTTGGATGTGGCTCGCCACATGCCATCGTATGTTCCCTGCATGCAACAAAAACAATGGGAATTGGGGAAGGCGGTTTCATATACGCCAACAACCCCGACATGATCGAGGCCCTGCGCGCCATGGGGAATTTCGGGTTCGGGCAGGTCCGCCACGCCACCATGCCGGGCCTCAATTCCAAACTGCCGGAAATCGGGGCGCTGCTTGCCCTGTCGGGGCTTGAGCATCTGGATGCCGTGGTCCGGAAAAAATGTGCGATAGAACAGCTTTATTATGATCATCTGCCCGGTTTTGAATTCCAGCACCAGCGCGGCACGCGTACATCCTACCAGTTCCTGCCGGTACGCCTGCCCCAACACCTTGTCCCCCACCGTGGCGCCATACTCGAGCGCATGAAACAGAAGCGGATCGGGACATCCACCTATTTTTCACCCCACCTGCATGAACAGAGCTATTTCGCCACCCATTGCAGGGCTGGTGACCTGAGTGCAACGCGCGCCCTGTCATCTTCCATCGTGTCACTGCCGCTATGGCACGAAATGACACCCGATATGGTGCATTACGTATGCCAGCAGTTCCTGAACGCCTGCGCGGCCCACGATATGTAA
- a CDS encoding glycosyltransferase — MNTPVPTGAGTSRSGASSPCVAVYRTQILPISETFVRDQARALRRWRPVLIGERTIGQLPLDGMMVRALHDGPPTLFQRLVGMGSRYLERPVPGMLRLARSVAPALVHAHFGFDGVEAWPVARALGVPLLVTLHGSDITTHMHWFASGGGGRRWRAYPRRLERLAAEPQVGFIAVSHSIREAAIRAGLPPQRIHVCPIGIDVQRFRHTGRPVAARDPVILFAGRLVEKKGCRYLIEAFRTVRAQMPDARLVIAGDGPERGMLTSMAADIGGITFHGRYAAAQMQPLLEEARVFCLPSVTARNGDAEGMGLVLLEAQACGVPVVTSARGGATEGIIDGETGFAFAEGDVAALSAHLLAILRDDALAARMSEAGPAFVAARHDLSRWATTLEDIYDSMTGRMP; from the coding sequence ATGAACACCCCGGTACCGACGGGGGCGGGTACATCCCGGTCCGGCGCATCCAGCCCCTGTGTTGCTGTCTACCGTACCCAGATCCTGCCCATTTCGGAAACATTCGTCCGCGACCAGGCCCGTGCGCTGCGGCGCTGGCGGCCTGTTCTGATCGGTGAGCGTACGATCGGACAGCTTCCGCTTGATGGCATGATGGTCCGGGCGCTGCATGACGGACCACCCACCCTGTTCCAGCGCCTGGTCGGCATGGGGTCGCGTTATCTGGAGCGCCCCGTGCCCGGCATGCTCCGGCTGGCGCGCAGTGTGGCGCCGGCACTGGTGCATGCCCATTTCGGCTTTGACGGGGTGGAGGCATGGCCGGTGGCGCGCGCTCTGGGCGTGCCCCTGCTGGTTACGCTGCACGGGTCCGATATCACGACGCACATGCACTGGTTCGCATCTGGTGGCGGGGGGCGGCGGTGGCGTGCCTATCCGCGCCGGCTTGAACGTCTGGCTGCAGAACCGCAGGTCGGTTTTATCGCTGTTTCCCACAGTATCCGCGAGGCCGCGATCCGCGCTGGCCTGCCCCCGCAGCGCATCCATGTCTGTCCCATCGGCATTGACGTGCAGCGCTTCCGGCATACAGGCCGGCCGGTGGCGGCACGTGACCCGGTCATCCTGTTCGCGGGGCGACTGGTGGAAAAGAAGGGTTGCCGCTACCTGATCGAGGCCTTCCGCACCGTACGCGCACAGATGCCCGATGCGCGGCTGGTCATTGCGGGCGATGGCCCCGAGCGCGGGATGCTGACCTCCATGGCGGCGGATATCGGGGGCATCACGTTCCACGGCCGGTATGCCGCCGCACAGATGCAGCCGCTGCTGGAGGAAGCCCGCGTGTTCTGCCTGCCCAGTGTCACGGCACGCAATGGTGATGCGGAAGGCATGGGACTGGTACTGCTGGAAGCCCAGGCCTGCGGGGTGCCGGTTGTCACCTCGGCGCGCGGGGGTGCGACCGAGGGCATCATCGACGGGGAAACCGGTTTCGCCTTTGCGGAGGGGGATGTCGCGGCGCTCAGCGCCCACCTGCTCGCCATCCTGCGCGATGATGCCCTGGCCGCACGCATGTCCGAAGCGGGGCCGGCCTTCGTGGCCGCGCGGCATGACCTGTCGCGCTGGGCCACCACACTTGAAGATATCTACGACAGTATGACAGGACGCATGCCATGA
- a CDS encoding acyltransferase has protein sequence MSSVTENSGTERNYLHQLTSLRGVACLVVLFGHAIQVFRYSQPTRPPGLAVVHDLVTYAFNAEAAVVLFFVLSGCVLSLSLRKYTHMTGRIVGSFYVKRLFRIYPLLWFSIALAIASMVIARGWVADGVFVGWLSRNLQTPVSIRNTLASVSGLFTRYNGPMWSLRVELMYSVVFPLLFVLVRAPRLRVLTLAALAAIALLPLPHETGTVFALCFGLGALIPLLPTTLPRHHGLYALLAVAVLLYDRYALAPLNLPERIPDMIETAAAFVVIRDLYASGRQYRFLLSKPVIAVGELSYGIYLLHLPVMLIVFSLAGRMMGAPTLLSHPSLTQFGLGMVTVVLTTTLAALTYTVLELPLHNMGRRLGRAILSPAAASIRPITAGEGTDTHVSRV, from the coding sequence ATGTCATCCGTGACGGAAAATTCGGGAACGGAACGAAATTATCTGCACCAGTTGACCTCCCTGCGCGGTGTTGCCTGCCTGGTCGTGCTGTTCGGTCATGCCATACAGGTCTTTCGCTACAGCCAGCCCACGCGGCCCCCGGGTCTGGCGGTCGTGCATGATCTGGTGACCTATGCCTTCAACGCGGAAGCGGCGGTCGTGCTGTTTTTTGTACTGAGCGGCTGCGTACTTTCACTGTCTCTGCGCAAATACACGCACATGACCGGGCGTATTGTCGGCAGCTTTTATGTAAAGCGCCTGTTCCGGATCTATCCGCTGCTGTGGTTTTCCATAGCGCTTGCCATTGCCAGCATGGTCATTGCACGTGGCTGGGTGGCGGACGGGGTGTTCGTGGGCTGGCTGTCACGCAACCTGCAGACGCCGGTTTCCATCCGCAATACCCTTGCATCGGTATCCGGCCTGTTCACCCGCTATAACGGGCCGATGTGGTCGCTGCGTGTCGAACTCATGTATTCCGTGGTGTTCCCGCTGCTGTTCGTGCTGGTCCGTGCGCCCCGGCTGCGGGTACTGACACTGGCCGCACTGGCCGCCATCGCCCTGCTGCCCCTGCCGCATGAGACGGGCACGGTCTTTGCCCTGTGCTTCGGGCTGGGCGCGCTGATTCCGCTGCTGCCCACGACCCTGCCGCGCCACCACGGGCTGTATGCGCTGCTGGCGGTGGCCGTACTTTTATATGACCGCTACGCCCTTGCCCCGCTCAACCTGCCCGAACGCATCCCCGACATGATCGAAACGGCAGCCGCCTTTGTCGTCATCCGCGACCTGTATGCGTCGGGGCGGCAGTACCGTTTCCTGCTCAGCAAACCGGTCATTGCGGTGGGCGAACTGTCCTATGGCATCTACCTTCTGCACCTGCCGGTCATGCTGATCGTGTTCAGCCTGGCGGGACGCATGATGGGCGCACCCACCCTGCTCTCCCACCCCTCGCTTACACAGTTCGGGCTGGGAATGGTGACAGTCGTGCTCACAACCACACTGGCGGCGCTGACCTATACGGTGCTGGAACTGCCGCTGCACAACATGGGGCGCAGGCTGGGGCGCGCCATACTCAGCCCGGCGGCCGCCAGCATCCGCCCGATTACCGCAGGAGAGGGAACGGACACGCATGTCTCTCGCGTCTGA
- a CDS encoding glycosyltransferase family 2 protein: MNAPMSVSLIITTYNAQAFIMRAISSALEQTRPPLEIIVVDDCSTDGTPELLHRLERGHDSIRVLSTPYNGGPSLARNVGLAEARGDWVAFLDADDAFAPERLEVIMARAAQGDCDCVADDLAYYDAVAGQVTGRAMGAGRVPATPVSLRDYIGHNLSGGNGFDWGLLKPVFRREFMQAHAIRYDPVVRHGEDFLLMITFLMAGGRFYLTDHATYLYTQRQGSVSGRASGMSRTTIAYRDMRDTALELARDARIRDNPELVDLLHQRAAGLQRLDDSHFVSVALRSGAVGAIMQRIMRRPAFLPAMIRQIAMALRRRFCHS, encoded by the coding sequence ATGAACGCTCCCATGTCCGTCAGCCTCATCATTACCACGTATAATGCGCAGGCTTTCATCATGCGGGCCATCAGTTCCGCATTGGAACAGACACGGCCACCGCTGGAAATCATCGTGGTTGATGACTGCTCCACGGATGGTACGCCCGAACTTCTCCACCGGCTGGAGCGCGGGCATGACAGTATCCGCGTCCTCTCCACGCCGTATAATGGCGGTCCGTCGCTTGCGCGCAATGTGGGGCTGGCCGAAGCGCGGGGCGACTGGGTGGCCTTCCTTGATGCCGATGACGCCTTTGCCCCCGAAAGGCTGGAGGTGATCATGGCGCGCGCGGCACAGGGTGACTGTGATTGCGTGGCCGATGACCTGGCCTACTATGACGCCGTGGCGGGACAGGTAACGGGCCGGGCGATGGGTGCGGGCAGGGTGCCCGCCACGCCTGTCAGCCTGCGTGACTATATCGGCCACAACCTGTCAGGCGGGAACGGTTTTGACTGGGGGCTGCTCAAGCCGGTCTTCCGGCGGGAATTCATGCAGGCCCATGCCATACGTTATGACCCCGTGGTGCGCCATGGGGAGGATTTCCTGCTCATGATCACCTTCCTCATGGCGGGGGGGCGGTTTTACCTGACGGACCATGCGACCTATCTCTATACCCAGCGGCAGGGGAGCGTGAGTGGACGGGCATCCGGCATGTCGCGCACGACCATTGCCTATCGGGACATGCGTGACACGGCGCTGGAACTGGCGCGTGATGCGCGCATCCGTGACAATCCGGAACTGGTCGACCTGCTGCACCAGCGTGCGGCGGGACTGCAGCGGCTGGATGACTCCCATTTCGTATCCGTGGCACTGCGTTCGGGCGCGGTAGGGGCGATCATGCAGCGGATCATGAGACGGCCTGCTTTCCTGCCCGCCATGATCCGCCAGATAGCAATGGCGCTCAGGCGCAGGTTCTGCCATTCCTGA
- a CDS encoding glycosyltransferase, with amino-acid sequence MSEEGNRTDGPGISVVMATYNGATHIREQLDSLAAQTCLPVELIITDDGSTDATLDIAADFARTAPFPVRIHRNPVRLGYKGNFMHAVSLASGDLISFCDQDDFWKPDNLAKVRDAFANDPDVMMVFHNARLVDERRRPISTFYATPPTPAVSRPLTLQPWSFSYGFMQTFRAVLRPASVYWPRMRDHYNPGKEMGHDLYFFLVASGVGSIVYLDDELAEYRIHGGNTVGSGKRTKPTFIDRWRYRLEDRADTYRYLARMTVQDSALFADLARDPALPEALRTRARAAAAAWSSLEPLYSARAEVCSASLPRRIAAFVRLVRAGGYSERSFWTFGGRAMKKDAVLGVLLAPLVRRFGHESSRTDRACHRGNASAVASPRALAA; translated from the coding sequence ATGAGCGAGGAAGGTAACAGAACAGACGGGCCCGGCATTTCGGTTGTCATGGCAACATACAATGGCGCGACCCATATCCGTGAACAGCTTGACAGCCTGGCCGCGCAGACCTGCCTGCCCGTTGAGCTGATCATAACGGATGACGGATCAACCGACGCGACACTGGACATCGCGGCGGATTTCGCGCGTACCGCTCCCTTTCCGGTCCGGATTCACCGCAATCCGGTACGGCTGGGCTACAAGGGCAATTTCATGCATGCCGTCAGCCTGGCATCAGGGGATCTGATTTCCTTCTGTGATCAGGATGATTTCTGGAAGCCCGACAATCTGGCAAAGGTGCGCGATGCCTTTGCCAATGATCCCGACGTGATGATGGTCTTTCACAACGCACGTCTGGTGGATGAACGGCGCAGGCCCATCTCCACCTTCTACGCCACGCCGCCCACACCCGCCGTCTCCCGTCCGCTGACATTGCAGCCATGGAGCTTTTCTTACGGGTTCATGCAGACATTCCGCGCGGTGCTCAGGCCCGCATCGGTATACTGGCCGCGCATGCGCGATCATTACAATCCGGGCAAGGAAATGGGGCATGACCTGTATTTCTTCCTTGTCGCATCCGGCGTTGGCAGCATTGTCTACCTTGATGACGAACTGGCCGAATACCGTATCCATGGTGGCAACACGGTCGGTTCGGGCAAGCGTACCAAGCCCACGTTCATCGACCGCTGGCGCTACCGGCTGGAAGACCGGGCCGATACGTATCGCTACCTTGCCCGCATGACCGTGCAGGACAGTGCCCTTTTTGCCGATCTGGCGCGCGACCCGGCGCTGCCCGAGGCGCTGCGGACCCGCGCGCGCGCGGCTGCCGCGGCATGGAGTTCGCTGGAGCCGCTGTACAGCGCCCGCGCGGAGGTCTGTTCCGCCAGCCTGCCACGGCGGATCGCGGCCTTTGTCCGGCTGGTACGCGCCGGAGGTTACAGCGAGCGTTCATTCTGGACGTTTGGTGGCCGGGCAATGAAAAAGGATGCCGTGCTGGGTGTCCTGCTTGCCCCGCTGGTGCGGCGGTTCGGCCATGAATCATCGCGCACGGACCGGGCCTGCCACCGGGGCAATGCCTCTGCCGTGGCCAGCCCGCGGGCCCTGGCAGCATGA
- the rfbC gene encoding dTDP-4-dehydrorhamnose 3,5-epimerase — MDIKTFNIKGMMLLTPPRFEDDRGYFTETYNAARLKKIGITEPFVQDNHSLSRQRGVVRGLHCQLPPHAQGKLVRCTRGSIWDVGVDIRAGSPTFGQWVGETLSAENGAQLWIPAGFLHGFCTLSDNAEVQYKCTDFWNRECERSVRWDDPLLAINWPVTAGEAIVSAKDAEGLAFSSVDDWFTHTVDA; from the coding sequence ATGGACATAAAGACTTTCAACATCAAAGGCATGATGCTGCTGACGCCACCCCGGTTTGAAGATGACCGTGGCTATTTCACGGAAACCTATAACGCCGCACGCCTGAAAAAAATCGGCATTACCGAACCCTTCGTACAGGACAACCACAGCCTTTCACGCCAGCGCGGCGTGGTGCGCGGACTGCATTGCCAGTTGCCGCCGCATGCGCAGGGCAAGCTGGTCCGCTGCACCCGGGGCAGCATATGGGACGTGGGTGTGGACATACGCGCGGGTTCCCCCACATTCGGGCAATGGGTGGGAGAAACGCTTTCCGCTGAAAACGGTGCGCAGCTCTGGATCCCCGCGGGCTTCCTGCACGGGTTCTGCACCCTGAGCGACAATGCGGAGGTGCAGTACAAATGCACCGACTTCTGGAACCGTGAATGCGAACGCTCCGTGCGCTGGGATGATCCGCTGCTGGCAATCAACTGGCCTGTTACCGCCGGGGAGGCGATCGTATCCGCCAAGGATGCCGAGGGACTGGCTTTTTCCAGCGTGGATGACTGGTTCACGCACACGGTGGATGCATGA
- a CDS encoding glycoside hydrolase family 5 protein translates to MKRPFSRRVRNWLTGCVAGAALVLPALHPATAQTWRGVNLAGAGYSSSKLPGRYGYDYLYPKPAEVDYFTQAGMNTFRLSVLWERLQPTLNGPLDDRELQRVQQFVSYAQGKGASTVLDIHNYGRYRGQEVGSDAVPDAAFADLWSRLAQVFGRNDHVLFGLMNEPQQHSAEAWKNSVQAAIDAIRKTGSHNVILVPGIGWDGAQSFASLNGPALGTLVDPAHRLVYEVHEYFDTDASGTKPACVPQDQALARIKSFTDWLHAHRAHGFLGEFGVSRQPECVALLAPLLTHMHDNADVWSGWTYWAAGPLWGNYMFTLEPDHGADRPQMQAIRPFLGRQH, encoded by the coding sequence ATGAAACGACCCTTTTCCCGCCGTGTCCGCAACTGGCTCACAGGCTGTGTTGCGGGGGCGGCCCTTGTGCTGCCCGCCCTTCATCCCGCTACCGCGCAGACCTGGCGGGGTGTAAACCTGGCGGGGGCCGGCTATTCATCATCCAAGCTGCCAGGGCGTTACGGGTATGACTATCTTTACCCCAAACCTGCCGAGGTGGATTACTTTACCCAGGCTGGCATGAACACATTCCGCCTGTCCGTGCTGTGGGAGCGCCTGCAACCCACCCTGAACGGCCCGCTGGACGACAGGGAACTGCAGCGCGTGCAGCAGTTTGTCAGTTACGCACAGGGCAAGGGTGCGAGCACGGTACTCGACATTCACAACTACGGCCGCTACCGCGGGCAGGAAGTCGGATCCGACGCGGTTCCCGATGCGGCCTTTGCCGATCTGTGGTCACGGCTGGCACAGGTGTTCGGCCGGAATGACCATGTGCTGTTCGGGCTGATGAACGAACCCCAGCAGCACTCCGCCGAAGCCTGGAAAAACAGCGTGCAGGCCGCCATTGACGCCATCCGCAAGACGGGCAGCCATAATGTCATACTGGTTCCCGGCATCGGGTGGGACGGGGCGCAGTCTTTCGCCTCCCTCAACGGGCCGGCCCTTGGCACACTCGTGGATCCCGCCCACAGGCTGGTCTACGAGGTGCATGAATATTTCGACACCGATGCCTCGGGCACCAAGCCGGCCTGCGTGCCACAGGACCAGGCGCTGGCCCGGATCAAATCCTTTACCGACTGGCTGCATGCACACAGGGCCCACGGCTTCCTTGGGGAATTCGGGGTCAGCCGCCAGCCCGAATGCGTGGCGCTTCTCGCCCCCCTTCTTACCCATATGCACGACAATGCCGATGTCTGGTCTGGCTGGACGTACTGGGCGGCGGGTCCACTATGGGGCAATTACATGTTCACGCTTGAACCGGACCACGGCGCCGACCGCCCGCAGATGCAGGCCATCCGGCCCTTCCTTGGCAGGCAGCACTGA
- a CDS encoding polysaccharide polymerase — protein MSLASDTTPFVYAPRPARAAIQPATRAPALSRADGISWLVVAGAVFNLVLCFINTRHVITVHSSEIALCELGIIFLAFLEVRNTISPAVVRITAVMLCFEIGAKFINPRLDLKILHDLAIAYLFYQLGTRSTLRSGERTMWTLMAMILFIGFFELLFTNLFGTVFDVWTYYVNKGVISSGTVNYSNTNLFISGNRGAAASRTFFQSIFGSHRVSSLFLEPDSLGNFSAIGFAWCLSTRVGSRLRHAFLFFLSALCFVLADSRFASGCAMAMILLRMTPLYRSRFVVFAMPVTVMMGLMLQGANHEMPGILPSIIGDDFSGRLLFSGRLLDYWNLPQWFAMAPSQVYTADTGYAYIINNLGLPLTLFLVALFTMHPARTEAAVSMKAMISLYFATSLCIGASVFTIKTSALLWFLYGTTNSVITPSDALAATTGMAERVKSLRFSRLSPSPEHTA, from the coding sequence ATGTCTCTCGCGTCTGACACCACACCTTTCGTGTACGCGCCGCGTCCCGCACGCGCCGCCATCCAGCCCGCCACCCGCGCGCCCGCCCTGTCACGCGCCGATGGCATTTCGTGGCTGGTGGTGGCAGGAGCCGTGTTCAATCTTGTCCTGTGCTTCATCAACACGCGGCATGTCATCACGGTGCACAGTTCCGAAATCGCCCTGTGTGAACTGGGCATCATCTTCCTGGCCTTTCTGGAAGTGCGCAACACCATCTCCCCCGCCGTGGTCCGGATCACGGCGGTCATGCTGTGTTTCGAGATCGGGGCCAAGTTCATCAATCCCCGCCTTGATCTGAAGATCCTGCACGATCTTGCCATCGCCTACCTGTTCTACCAGCTTGGCACGCGGTCCACCCTGCGCTCGGGTGAGCGGACCATGTGGACGCTCATGGCGATGATCCTGTTCATCGGGTTTTTCGAACTGCTGTTCACCAACCTGTTCGGCACGGTGTTCGATGTCTGGACCTATTATGTCAACAAGGGCGTGATCAGCAGCGGCACGGTCAATTACAGCAATACCAACCTGTTCATCAGCGGCAACCGCGGTGCCGCGGCGTCACGCACCTTTTTCCAGTCGATATTCGGTTCGCACCGCGTGTCCTCCCTGTTTCTGGAACCGGACTCACTGGGCAACTTCTCCGCCATCGGCTTTGCGTGGTGCCTGAGCACCCGTGTCGGCTCCCGCCTGCGCCATGCGTTCCTGTTCTTCCTGTCGGCGCTGTGCTTCGTGCTGGCGGATTCCCGTTTTGCTTCCGGCTGCGCCATGGCCATGATCCTGTTGCGCATGACCCCCCTCTACCGCTCGCGCTTCGTGGTCTTCGCCATGCCGGTCACGGTCATGATGGGGCTCATGCTGCAGGGGGCCAACCATGAAATGCCGGGCATCCTGCCTTCCATCATTGGTGACGATTTTTCGGGGCGGCTGCTGTTTTCCGGGCGGCTGCTGGATTACTGGAACCTGCCGCAATGGTTCGCCATGGCGCCATCACAGGTCTATACGGCCGATACCGGTTACGCCTACATCATCAACAACCTTGGACTGCCGCTGACATTATTCCTGGTGGCGCTGTTCACCATGCATCCCGCCCGCACGGAAGCCGCCGTGTCCATGAAGGCGATGATCTCGCTGTATTTCGCGACCTCGCTGTGCATCGGCGCCTCGGTCTTCACCATCAAGACGTCGGCCCTGCTGTGGTTCCTGTATGGCACGACCAACAGTGTCATCACGCCATCGGATGCGCTTGCGGCCACGACGGGCATGGCCGAACGCGTGAAGTCGCTGCGCTTCAGCAGGCTTTCCCCCTCACCGGAGCACACTGCATGA